The Geothrix sp. DNA segment CACCTGGGGGAAGCGCGCCTGCCCATACTCACCCGCGCTCGATACGGGCGAGGACCTCCTCACGCATGAAAAGGCCCTCCGGCGGCAGGCGGAAAACGACCTGCACAAGGCCAACGCGGAGATCCAGGCCCTGAAGGACCGCATCCAGTCCGCGGACATCTATCCCTTCCAGGAAGTCAACCACACCTACCACTTTGGCGAAGTGATCGGGCAGAGCCGCTGCCTGGAAAACGTGTTCTTCCGGGTCGAAGCCGTGGCGCCGCAGGACTCGACGGTGCTGCTGCTCGGGGAGACGGGCACGGGCAAGGGGCTGGTGGCGCGCGCCATCCACAGCCGGAGCCTGCGGAAGAACCGGCCCCTCGTCATGGTCAACTGCACGGCGCTTCCCGCCAGCCTCATCGAAAGCGAGCTGTTCGGGCGGGAGAAGGGCGCGTTCACGGGTGCCAGCGCCCAGCAGCTGGGCCGCTTCGAAATGGCGGACAAGGGCACCATCCTGCTGGACGAGATCGGCGACCTGCCTTTCGAGCTGCAGGCGAAGCTGCTGCACGTGATCCAGGATGGCGAATTCAGCCGGCTGGGAAGTTCCAGGACCGTGAAAGTGGACGTCCGCATCATCGCCGCCACCAACCGCGACCTCTACGAGGAGATGCGCCTAGGTCGCTTCCGCGAGGACCTCTTCTACCGGCTCAACATCTTCCCCATCACCATCCCCCCCCTGCGGGACCGCAGCGAAGACATCCCCCTGCTCGTGGAATATTTCCTGGAGAAGTTCAACCGCAAGGTGGGCAAGAACCTCCGGAACGTCACGAACGAAACCATGGATCGCCTCATGGCCCATTCCTGGCCGGGCAACGTCCGGGAGCTGGAGAGCGTGATCGAGCGGGCCGCCATCGTTTCGCAGGGCGCGACCCTGCAGGTGCTGGATCGCTTCAGTGCTGCAGGGCCAGCGCATCCTCAGGACGAGACTAAGCCTCTGGTGGACCTGGAGCGCGACTACATCAGCCAGGTGCTGCGCAAGACCAACTGGAGGATCGAGGGGGCCAACGGGGCGGCCCACATCCTCGGCATCAACCCGAGCACCCTGCGCGGCCGGATGCGCAAAGAGGGCATCCGCCGCCCCTGAGTGGAAGTCCGTCACATTTGACGATTCTGCCTCATGGCGCGGTGGGCCGACCCGCCCGGCCGTCCTGCAGGCTGGACTGGCCCCCGTTCAAGACCAGCGTCGTTAGTGAAATACGGAAGATCGTCGCGCGTGGTTGCAGTTGGCATGTGACTTGATCTTCACGCCAGAGATGAATTCACTCGGGCGGGGCCCTTCCAGGAATGGGAGCGGCGCAGTCCTCCGATTCACCGAACGTGCGGTGACCAACCGCCGGGCGAGGAAAGGGAACGTCCATGCGCACGACTGAGCAGGTGTCTCCACCCTACATGGCAACCTTGGCGAGCCGGCGGGCCGACCTGGAGCGCTTCGAAG contains these protein-coding regions:
- a CDS encoding sigma-54 interaction domain-containing protein; this encodes MTAILDTTPNAVFILTHEGITRCNKAAVRMLGVASLNELRSRYGRRGEGFLLRWPKNLLPLREEEHPLTRAFKGEKVTEVVLAIHAGTGEEITLKVTAAPIVVKGKIIGAVAIHSDITWGKRACPYSPALDTGEDLLTHEKALRRQAENDLHKANAEIQALKDRIQSADIYPFQEVNHTYHFGEVIGQSRCLENVFFRVEAVAPQDSTVLLLGETGTGKGLVARAIHSRSLRKNRPLVMVNCTALPASLIESELFGREKGAFTGASAQQLGRFEMADKGTILLDEIGDLPFELQAKLLHVIQDGEFSRLGSSRTVKVDVRIIAATNRDLYEEMRLGRFREDLFYRLNIFPITIPPLRDRSEDIPLLVEYFLEKFNRKVGKNLRNVTNETMDRLMAHSWPGNVRELESVIERAAIVSQGATLQVLDRFSAAGPAHPQDETKPLVDLERDYISQVLRKTNWRIEGANGAAHILGINPSTLRGRMRKEGIRRP